The segment CCTGCTTCGCCGGGTGGGACACTTCCGCCGCCGCTGCCGGGTGGGCGCCCGTCCCTTGCCCCGCTTCATTCGCATAAAGGCCGCGTTTGACCCCCCACATCACCGCCGAACCAAGAATGCCGCCAAACACTTGATCAGCGCCAAACGCGCTTTTGAAAATCAAACCAAACACATCCGGGACTTTCTCAATATTGGCCGCAATAATGGCAATCGCGACCAACAAATAGCCAACTGCCATAAACGGAACGACAATTTCCGCCGTTTTCGCGATCCGCTTCACTCCGCCAAAAATCGTAAAGCCAAGAACGGCAATCACGAAAATTCCCGTCACCAATTTCGGAATGCCAAACGCATTCGAAAAGCTGTCGGCAATCGAGTTTGCTTGAATTCCCGGCATCAGCACCGCCATCGAGAGAATGATCGCCCCGGCAATCACCACCGCAAACCATTTCCAGCCAAGGCCTTTTTCAATGTAGAACGCCGGACCGCCGCGGTACTGTCCGTCTTGTTCCTCTTTATAAATTTGCGCCAACGTCGACTCGACATACGCCGTCGCCGCTCCGATAAAGGTGATCACCCACATCCAAAAGACCGCGCCCGGCCCCCCGTACGCAATCCCCGTTGCCGTCCCAGCGACGTTCCCGACCCCAATGCGGCCGGATAAAGACATCGTTAACGCTTGAAAGGACGAGACCCCCGCGTCAGAGCCCTTCCCGGTCGTCACAAGCCGGATCATCTCTTTCACATGGCGAATTTGCAGGAAACGGGTGCGAATGCTAAAATACAAACCGCAACAAACAATGAAAGCAATCAAAAAGGGGCTCCACAACCACCCGTTCACCGTTTCCACAAGCTTTTCAATCAACCCAATCCCTCCTATGCCAGCTGATTATTTTTGTTGTGCAACACACAACTTAAATAATATTATAAATATTACACATTTCAGCTTCAATAATTTTTTCATATATCATTCTTTTCTGCATTTTCTTTATATTCCCTGCACTTGTCCTCGTGTAGAAAAATGAACGACTTTCTTCGCTTTTTTAAAAATAACTTTGAAGCCCAAAAATGATAGATGAGGCAAGACAGAGAAATCCGCCTCGAACGGTCCCCTAATGCCAGTCCTTGAGGCCTTGAGCGCGAGCCCCATCTTCCCCAATGATCCCCATCTGAATCGCCGCAAACGCAAAGCCGAACACACAGAACAGCGTGTTCGGCTTTGGCTGTTGTTACATATAGCCGATGAGAAACACGACAAAACCGGCCAATCCGACCGATGCGACCAAGAGGCCAAAGGCGATCCGTTTCGCGGCTTTGCTCTTTTGGACAACACCATACACGAACAACACGATCGACATGACCAACAAAAGCAAAATGAGAGACGAAATGCTCACGTTCAGCGCTCCTTATCATGCACTTGTTTTTTGCAAGCAAAAAGTGCAGAGAATTGCAAGAAAAAATACATAGGCTTGCCGGCTCAATGAATTTACCTTTCAACCGAGCGAGAAGGGAGCGACTGAACGGCAGAAAGCGCGTGCCGCAAGCGGTAGCTCTCTCCCGTAAACGCGAGAATGTGGGCGTGATGGACCAAACGATCCACCAGCGCTGCCGTCAGGCGGTTGTCCCCAAACACTCGATTCCACTGTCCAAACTCTAAATTCGATGTCACGATGACACTTTTTCGTTCATAACAATCGGCAATGATGTGAAACAGCAGTTCCGATCCCTGCTTTTGAAAAGGTACATAGCCGAGTTCGTCCAAAATCAACAGCTCGCATGTATCGATTTGCCGTTTGAGCCGCCCAAGGGTGCCGTCTTTTAACGCCTCTTCGAGCTGGGCGACAAGATCGGCGACACGGAAAAACCGAACTTCATGGCCCCGTTCACACGCTTTTAATCCTAATGCGGTGGCGAGATGGGTTTTTCCTGTTCCCGGCGAACCGAAAAGCAGGACGTTCTGTTTTTGCTCCAAAAAGCGAAGGTCGCAAAGTTCTTCCTTCGAGGTCGTGGTCGGCCAATGAATCTGATCCGACCATTCGTAATCTTTGAGCCATTTCCACTCCCGGAACTTCGCCTTCTTGATCAATCGAGCCTGTTTTGCTTTCTGACGGAACGACAGCTCCAACGCCAACACATCACGCAAAAACTGTTCCTTGGTCTCGTAGGCCACCTCCTCGAATCGATCCGCGATGTACGCCAAATGCAGGGCTTTACAAATCTCTTTTACATCCATCTTCATGCCCGGCTTCCCCCTTCCCTTGACGGACAAAGACGTTGATCATACACATGTAAATCGGTTTCATAGTCGACGAAAACGGAAGGGGTATAGGCTTCTTCCCATTTCGCGGGATACTCCGAACGCTTCGCCTCCATCAACACCCCGATCTCATGGGGCGTCAAATCCCACCGTTGATACTTGTCAAGCCACTGGGCGATCTCATAGACGGTGTACCGCTCCAGCAGCTTCTGCACTCCTCGAATGCGTGATGCCGTCTGTTTCGGTTGTTCCATGAAGTATTTCCTAATGGCCTCCGGCAAGTAAACTCGAAACCGCGAATACTCCACCACCCGGGGCTTTTGCGCCCATTCCGCCAAAATGTCCTTCCAAGGGAGCTCCCGTTGCTTTTTCGTGTACGGCCTTGGCGCTTCCAGGTACACCTCTCCTTCCTGG is part of the [Flavobacterium] thermophilum genome and harbors:
- a CDS encoding Na+/alanine symporter, yielding MIEKLVETVNGWLWSPFLIAFIVCCGLYFSIRTRFLQIRHVKEMIRLVTTGKGSDAGVSSFQALTMSLSGRIGVGNVAGTATGIAYGGPGAVFWMWVITFIGAATAYVESTLAQIYKEEQDGQYRGGPAFYIEKGLGWKWFAVVIAGAIILSMAVLMPGIQANSIADSFSNAFGIPKLVTGIFVIAVLGFTIFGGVKRIAKTAEIVVPFMAVGYLLVAIAIIAANIEKVPDVFGLIFKSAFGADQVFGGILGSAVMWGVKRGLYANEAGQGTGAHPAAAAEVSHPAKQGLVQAFSIYLDVFLVVTATALMILFTNQYNVINEKTKEPIVVNLEGVEPGAGYTQAAVDTLFPGFGSAFIAIALFFFAFTTMYAYYYIAETNLAYLVRSEKRGTAFFALKVIFLAATFYGTVKTATTAWAMGDIGLGIMVWLNLIAILLLFKPAYIALKDYEEQLKQGKDPEFNASKYGIKNATFWENGYTRVDEKKEQAL
- the dnaA_4 gene encoding Chromosomal replication initiator protein DnaA, whose amino-acid sequence is MKMDVKEICKALHLAYIADRFEEVAYETKEQFLRDVLALELSFRQKAKQARLIKKAKFREWKWLKDYEWSDQIHWPTTTSKEELCDLRFLEQKQNVLLFGSPGTGKTHLATALGLKACERGHEVRFFRVADLVAQLEEALKDGTLGRLKRQIDTCELLILDELGYVPFQKQGSELLFHIIADCYERKSVIVTSNLEFGQWNRVFGDNRLTAALVDRLVHHAHILAFTGESYRLRHALSAVQSLPSRSVER